Proteins found in one Lycium ferocissimum isolate CSIRO_LF1 chromosome 6, AGI_CSIRO_Lferr_CH_V1, whole genome shotgun sequence genomic segment:
- the LOC132060151 gene encoding peptidyl-prolyl cis-trans isomerase FKBP20-1: protein MGDAIDLTGDGGVMKKIVRRSKPDAIAPSEGLPLVDVHYEGTLADTGEVFDTTREDNTIFSFEIGTGSVIKAWDVALRTMKVGELAVITCKPEYAYGSAGSPPDIPPEATLVFEVELVACRPRKGSSISSVSDERARLEELKKQREIAAAAKEEEKKKREEAKAAAAARIQAKLEAKKGKGKGKAK, encoded by the exons ATGGGTGATGCAATTGATTTAACTGGAGATGGAGGTGTTATGAAAAAAATTGTTCGACGGTCCAAACCTGATGCTATTGCTCCCTCAGAGGGTCTTCCTCTTGTTGATG TTCATTATGAAGGCACTCTTGCTGATACTGGTGAAGTATTTGATACTACCCGTGAAGACAATACAATCTTCTCCTTTGAGATAGGCACTGGTTCTGTTATTAAGGCTTGGGATGTTGCCCTGAGGACCATGAAG GTTGGGGAACTAGCTGTAATTACCTGCAAGCCAGAATATGCCTATGGAAGTGCTGGATCCCCACCGGATATTCCCCCCGA GGCAACCCTTGTTTTCGAAGTGGAGCTGGTGGCTTGTAGACCACGTAAAGGTTCTAGCATCAGCAGTGTTTCAGACGAAAGGGCTAGGCTGGA GGAGCTAAAGAAGCAACGAGAAATAGCAGCTGCAGCCaaggaggaagaaaaaaagaagagagaagaagcTAAGGCCGCAGCAGCTGCTCGTATCCAAGCCAAACTTGAagcaaagaaaggaaaaggaaagggcAAAGCAAAGTAA